The proteins below are encoded in one region of Bacillus alveayuensis:
- a CDS encoding large subunit ribosomal protein L27 (product_source=KO:K02899; cath_funfam=2.40.50.100; cog=COG0211; ko=KO:K02899; pfam=PF01016; superfamily=110324; tigrfam=TIGR00062), whose translation MLRLDLQFFASKKGVGSTKNGRDSIAKRLGAKRADGQFVTGGSILYRQRGTKIYPGLNVGRGGDDTLYAKVDGIVRFERYGRDKKKVSVYPVAKEA comes from the coding sequence ATGTTAAGACTAGATCTTCAGTTCTTTGCTTCTAAAAAGGGTGTAGGTTCTACGAAAAACGGTCGTGACTCTATCGCAAAACGCCTTGGTGCAAAACGCGCGGATGGTCAATTTGTAACGGGTGGTTCGATCCTTTATCGTCAGCGTGGTACAAAAATTTATCCAGGTTTAAATGTTGGCCGCGGCGGTGACGATACACTTTATGCAAAAGTTGATGGGATCGTTCGTTTTGAACGCTATGGCCGCGACAAAAAGAAAGTGAGCGTATACCCAGTAGCAAAAGAAGCATAA
- a CDS encoding GTP-binding protein (product_source=KO:K03979; cath_funfam=2.70.210.12,3.40.50.300; cog=COG0536; ko=KO:K03979; pfam=PF01018,PF01926,PF09269; superfamily=52540,82051; tigrfam=TIGR02729,TIGR03595) yields the protein MFVDQVKIYVKGGDGGNGMVAFRREKYVPKGGPAGGDGGKGGDVIFEVDEGLRTLMDFRYQKHFKAPKGENGMSKNQHGKNAEPLIVKVPPGTVVIDDDTKEVIADLTEHGSRAVIAKGGRGGRGNTRFATPANPAPEICEKGEPGEERYIVLELKLLADVGLVGFPSVGKSTLLSVVSSAKPKIAAYHFTTIVPNLGVVETEDGRSFVMADLPGLIEGAHQGIGLGHQFLRHIERTRVIVHVIDMSAMEGRDPYEDYVTINEELKQYNLRLTERPQIIVANKMDMPGAVENLEEFKKKLPKDEKIFPISAVTRQGVRELLFEIADLLERTPEFSLFEKEQNDSTINRVVYTFKKEEPDFTISRDSDGAFVLSGKKIEKLFKMTDFSRDESVRRFARQMRGMGVDDALRERGAKDGDTVRILDYEFEFID from the coding sequence ATGTTTGTCGACCAAGTCAAAATTTATGTTAAAGGTGGAGACGGTGGAAATGGCATGGTTGCGTTCCGCCGAGAAAAATATGTTCCGAAAGGAGGGCCTGCTGGAGGAGACGGTGGAAAAGGTGGAGACGTCATATTTGAAGTTGATGAAGGGCTTCGTACGTTAATGGACTTTCGCTACCAAAAGCATTTTAAGGCACCAAAAGGTGAAAATGGAATGTCCAAAAATCAGCATGGGAAAAATGCTGAACCGCTCATTGTAAAAGTACCGCCTGGAACCGTTGTCATTGATGATGATACAAAAGAAGTCATTGCAGATTTAACAGAACATGGCAGCCGTGCGGTCATTGCTAAAGGCGGACGAGGTGGTAGAGGAAATACCCGCTTCGCTACACCTGCAAACCCTGCTCCGGAAATATGTGAAAAAGGAGAGCCTGGTGAGGAGCGCTATATTGTATTAGAGTTGAAATTATTAGCGGATGTTGGTCTTGTAGGTTTTCCAAGTGTCGGCAAGTCAACGCTTTTATCGGTTGTTTCTAGTGCGAAGCCGAAAATAGCCGCATACCACTTTACAACGATTGTTCCCAACCTAGGAGTAGTCGAAACAGAGGATGGCCGCAGCTTTGTGATGGCTGACCTTCCCGGACTAATTGAAGGTGCGCATCAAGGGATCGGTCTAGGACATCAATTTTTACGTCATATTGAGCGAACAAGAGTCATTGTGCATGTCATTGATATGTCGGCAATGGAAGGAAGAGATCCATATGAAGATTACGTTACGATTAATGAAGAGTTAAAACAATATAACCTTAGACTAACAGAGCGGCCGCAAATTATTGTTGCCAACAAAATGGACATGCCCGGAGCAGTAGAAAATCTAGAGGAATTTAAGAAAAAATTGCCAAAAGATGAAAAAATCTTTCCAATTTCTGCAGTTACCCGTCAAGGAGTGCGCGAATTGCTTTTTGAAATTGCCGATTTACTTGAACGAACTCCTGAATTTTCACTTTTTGAAAAAGAACAAAATGATTCAACTATAAATCGAGTTGTTTATACATTTAAAAAGGAAGAACCAGACTTTACGATTTCACGTGATAGTGACGGTGCATTTGTTTTGTCTGGAAAGAAAATTGAAAAGCTCTTTAAAATGACAGATTTTTCGAGAGATGAGTCAGTTAGACGCTTTGCACGACAAATGAGGGGAATGGGAGTTGATGATGCATTGCGGGAAAGAGGGGCAAAAGACGGAGATACGGTCCGTATACTCGATTATGAATTTGAATTTATTGATTAA
- a CDS encoding uncharacterized protein YsxB (DUF464 family) (product_source=COG2868; cath_funfam=3.30.70.1490; cog=COG2868; ko=KO:K07584; pfam=PF04327; superfamily=118010), with translation MIHVYINRSKDGYIRSFKMSGHAYYHEPGKDIVCAGASAVSFGTVNAIEALAKVKPVIDMKEKGFLYVELPEGIDSESFEKAQLLLEGMLVSLQTIERDYGHYLRIHDQSF, from the coding sequence ATGATACATGTTTATATTAACCGCTCAAAAGACGGGTATATTCGTTCATTTAAAATGTCCGGTCATGCTTATTACCATGAACCAGGCAAGGATATCGTTTGTGCTGGAGCTTCGGCCGTTTCTTTCGGTACGGTCAATGCCATAGAAGCATTAGCGAAAGTAAAGCCGGTTATTGATATGAAAGAAAAAGGATTTCTTTATGTTGAACTACCAGAAGGGATCGATTCTGAGTCCTTTGAAAAAGCTCAACTATTGTTAGAAGGAATGCTCGTATCTTTACAAACAATTGAACGAGATTACGGTCATTATTTACGTATACATGATCAATCGTTTTAG
- a CDS encoding septum site-determining protein MinC (product_source=KO:K03610; cath_funfam=2.160.20.70; cog=COG0850; ko=KO:K03610; pfam=PF03775; superfamily=54277,63848; tigrfam=TIGR01222): MKAPKQYHVTIKGTKDGLTLYLDDACSFHDLERELEKMLSKRQYIDEDGPLIGVVLKVGNRYLTKRQEERLKTLIRKKRNLFVEAIDSNVVTKEEALKWKQESEIVSVAKIVRSGQILKINGDLLLLGDVNPGATVMATGNIFIMGALKGIAHAGYEGNRESIIAASIMNPIQLRIADLISRSFEMNHENQENGSMECAYINDEETIVMNRLQEISHLRPNLTRFEGGIQYG, from the coding sequence GTGAAAGCTCCAAAACAATACCATGTTACGATAAAAGGAACAAAGGATGGGTTAACTTTATATTTAGATGATGCTTGTTCGTTTCATGATCTTGAACGTGAATTAGAAAAAATGTTATCAAAGCGTCAATATATAGATGAAGACGGACCGCTAATCGGTGTCGTTTTAAAAGTAGGCAACCGCTATTTAACGAAGCGGCAAGAAGAACGTTTGAAAACATTAATCCGAAAAAAGCGAAATTTATTTGTCGAAGCCATTGATTCAAATGTCGTTACAAAAGAAGAAGCATTAAAATGGAAGCAGGAATCAGAAATCGTTTCCGTTGCCAAAATCGTTCGGTCTGGACAAATTTTAAAAATCAATGGCGACTTGCTATTACTCGGAGATGTAAATCCAGGAGCAACCGTTATGGCGACGGGAAACATTTTTATTATGGGGGCATTAAAGGGGATTGCACACGCAGGCTATGAAGGAAATCGAGAATCCATTATCGCAGCATCAATTATGAATCCAATTCAGCTCCGCATTGCAGATCTGATAAGCCGTTCGTTTGAAATGAATCATGAAAATCAAGAGAATGGCTCAATGGAATGTGCATATATAAATGATGAGGAAACAATTGTAATGAATAGGTTACAAGAAATATCTCATCTTAGACCCAATTTAACTAGGTTTGAGGGGGGGATCCAATATGGGTGA
- a CDS encoding large subunit ribosomal protein L21 (product_source=KO:K02888; cath_funfam=2.30.42.10; cog=COG0261; ko=KO:K02888; pfam=PF00829; superfamily=141091; tigrfam=TIGR00061): protein MYAIIETGGKQVKVEEGQAIYVEKLDAQEGDTVTFDKVLFIGGNDVKVGNPTVEGATVTAKVEKHGRAKKITVFKYKPKKNQRKKQGHRQPYTKVVIEKINA from the coding sequence ATGTACGCAATTATCGAAACAGGTGGAAAACAGGTTAAAGTTGAAGAAGGGCAAGCGATTTACGTTGAAAAATTGGATGCCCAAGAAGGAGACACAGTCACTTTTGACAAAGTTCTTTTCATTGGTGGAAACGATGTGAAAGTTGGAAATCCAACTGTTGAAGGTGCGACTGTAACAGCAAAGGTTGAAAAGCATGGTCGTGCGAAAAAAATCACCGTTTTCAAATACAAACCAAAGAAAAATCAACGTAAAAAACAAGGTCATCGTCAGCCTTATACAAAAGTCGTAATCGAAAAAATTAATGCATAA
- a CDS encoding septum site-determining protein MinD (product_source=KO:K03609; cath_funfam=3.40.50.300; cog=COG2894; ko=KO:K03609; pfam=PF13614; smart=SM00382; superfamily=52540; tigrfam=TIGR01968) — protein sequence MGEAIVITSGKGGVGKTTTSANVGTALAIFGKKVCLVDTDIGLRNLDVVMGLENRIIYDLVDVVKERCKMHQALVKDKRFDDLLFLLPAAQTSDKTAVSPEEMAKLIEELKKDFDYIIIDCPAGIEQGYKNAIAGADKAIVVTTPEISAVRDADRIIGLLEKEEIEPPKLVINRIRNHLVKNGDMLEVDEIVHHLSIDLLGIVADDDHVIKSANSGEPIVMNPDNKASIAYRNIARRILGESVPLLSLDEPEKGVFAKIKRFFGVKA from the coding sequence ATGGGTGAGGCAATCGTCATCACATCAGGAAAAGGTGGAGTAGGAAAAACAACAACATCAGCGAACGTTGGTACAGCCCTTGCTATATTTGGTAAAAAAGTTTGTTTAGTTGACACCGATATAGGTTTGCGCAATTTAGATGTAGTCATGGGCTTAGAAAATCGAATAATTTATGATTTAGTCGATGTTGTGAAAGAGCGTTGTAAAATGCATCAAGCTCTTGTAAAAGATAAACGCTTTGATGATTTACTTTTTTTACTACCCGCCGCTCAAACAAGCGATAAAACAGCTGTCTCCCCTGAAGAAATGGCTAAACTGATAGAAGAATTAAAAAAAGACTTCGATTATATCATTATTGATTGTCCGGCAGGGATTGAGCAAGGGTATAAAAATGCCATTGCGGGTGCTGATAAAGCGATCGTTGTCACAACACCTGAAATCTCAGCTGTAAGGGATGCAGATCGTATCATTGGTTTATTAGAAAAAGAAGAGATTGAACCACCTAAGCTTGTAATTAATCGAATACGAAATCATTTAGTCAAAAATGGTGATATGTTGGAAGTAGATGAAATTGTTCATCATCTGTCCATTGACCTACTAGGAATTGTCGCGGATGACGATCATGTTATTAAAAGCGCCAACAGCGGAGAACCAATTGTGATGAATCCAGATAATAAAGCTTCGATTGCCTACCGAAATATTGCAAGACGCATTTTAGGAGAGTCGGTTCCGTTATTGTCTTTAGATGAACCCGAAAAAGGGGTATTTGCTAAAATTAAACGTTTTTTTGGCGTGAAAGCGTAA
- a CDS encoding stage IV sporulation protein FB (product_source=KO:K06402; cog=COG1994; ko=KO:K06402; pfam=PF02163; superfamily=54631; transmembrane_helix_parts=Outside_1_19,TMhelix_20_42,Inside_43_113,TMhelix_114_136,Outside_137_157,TMhelix_158_177,Inside_178_181,TMhelix_182_199,Outside_200_288): protein MSKYLVLLFKIHIHPLFWAIAALCIVTAQFQSLCMLFTIVFIHEMGHAICARFFSWRIKHIVLLPFGGVVEVDEYGNRPFKEELYVIISGPIQHVWLQGAALFLSQYGLIEGDFYELFTFYNVSIFLFNLIPVWPLDGGKLLFLCLSYFYPFSIAHRQMLIFSTITVCIMTAFFFVIEPFQLNIWLILGFILYSLYTEHKQRMFAFMRFLLERYYGKMKEFYSLKPIVVNSEEYVLEVLLKFQRGCKHQVIVQKGEKKLFQLDENEILHAYFSEKRTNAKVGDLMYVY, encoded by the coding sequence TTGAGTAAATATTTGGTCTTACTTTTCAAAATTCATATTCATCCGCTCTTTTGGGCGATCGCTGCGTTATGTATTGTTACGGCTCAATTTCAGTCGCTTTGTATGCTTTTTACAATTGTTTTTATACATGAAATGGGCCATGCGATATGTGCCCGTTTTTTTTCATGGAGAATCAAACATATTGTCCTCCTTCCTTTTGGCGGGGTAGTAGAAGTTGATGAGTATGGCAACAGACCTTTTAAAGAGGAACTGTATGTTATTATTTCTGGTCCAATCCAGCACGTGTGGCTGCAAGGAGCCGCCCTTTTTCTTTCGCAATATGGACTTATAGAAGGGGATTTTTATGAGTTATTTACTTTTTATAATGTCTCCATATTTCTTTTTAATTTAATTCCAGTGTGGCCGCTTGATGGTGGAAAACTTTTATTTTTATGTTTATCATATTTTTATCCATTTTCCATTGCTCATCGTCAAATGCTTATTTTTTCTACAATTACAGTTTGTATAATGACTGCATTCTTTTTCGTGATTGAACCATTTCAATTAAACATTTGGCTCATTCTAGGTTTCATTTTGTACTCACTTTATACGGAGCATAAGCAAAGAATGTTTGCTTTCATGCGCTTTTTATTAGAGAGGTATTATGGGAAAATGAAGGAATTTTATTCTTTAAAACCAATTGTCGTTAACAGTGAGGAATATGTTCTTGAAGTGTTGCTCAAATTTCAAAGAGGGTGTAAACACCAGGTTATTGTGCAAAAAGGAGAGAAAAAACTGTTTCAATTGGATGAAAATGAAATTTTACATGCTTATTTTTCAGAAAAACGTACAAATGCGAAAGTAGGCGATTTAATGTATGTTTATTGA
- a CDS encoding stage IV sporulation protein FA (product_source=KO:K06401; cath_funfam=2.70.70.10; cog=COG0739; ko=KO:K06401; pfam=PF01551; superfamily=51261; transmembrane_helix_parts=Inside_1_65,TMhelix_66_85,Outside_86_256) produces the protein MNRRAEEIKKRIAKRKRERMNWPKEGTVRKESQPIIFDEETYGSNTTAYYDHNQSKSFHPLFRSDIFMMKLLIASCLVLITAIVFKNEQPPFQEARSFVKNTLEKEFEFAAVSKWYKEQFGDPVAFISKAKTESKLKEEKQFAVPASGKVLESFQDNGQGVTIETAKKTVEAMNEGIVIEAGKMDETGLTVIVQHADGTESWYGNLESIDVALYDFVEMGAPIGKVKHDEHEQGTYYFAIKKGDQFIDPNQVISFE, from the coding sequence ATGAATCGCCGTGCGGAAGAGATTAAAAAAAGGATTGCCAAACGGAAAAGAGAGAGAATGAATTGGCCAAAAGAAGGAACCGTCCGAAAGGAAAGTCAACCTATCATTTTTGATGAAGAAACATATGGTTCTAATACGACAGCGTATTATGATCATAACCAATCCAAAAGTTTTCATCCTTTGTTTCGTTCAGATATTTTCATGATGAAGCTTTTGATCGCTTCTTGTCTCGTCTTGATCACTGCAATTGTGTTTAAAAATGAACAACCGCCATTTCAAGAAGCTAGAAGCTTTGTAAAAAATACGTTGGAAAAAGAATTTGAATTTGCGGCTGTTTCGAAATGGTATAAGGAACAATTTGGGGATCCAGTTGCCTTCATTTCTAAAGCGAAAACAGAATCGAAATTGAAGGAGGAAAAGCAATTTGCTGTTCCAGCTTCAGGAAAAGTGTTGGAAAGCTTTCAAGATAATGGACAAGGGGTTACAATTGAAACGGCAAAAAAAACAGTTGAAGCAATGAATGAGGGAATTGTCATTGAAGCTGGCAAAATGGATGAGACCGGGTTAACTGTGATCGTTCAACATGCTGATGGAACAGAATCATGGTATGGAAATTTAGAGTCGATTGATGTTGCCCTATACGATTTTGTTGAAATGGGTGCGCCAATAGGAAAAGTGAAACACGATGAACATGAACAAGGAACATATTACTTTGCTATAAAAAAAGGGGATCAATTTATTGATCCGAATCAGGTGATTTCTTTTGAGTAA
- a CDS encoding ribonuclease G (product_source=KO:K08301; cath_funfam=2.40.50.140; cog=COG1530; ko=KO:K08301; pfam=PF00575,PF10150; smart=SM00316; superfamily=102462,50249; tigrfam=TIGR00757), protein MKLRQLIINAITEEERLALIEDGRVVEIYIKEKQNTIFAGDIYRGRVRNVLPGLQAAFVDLGNGVNGYLHRNDIRSYIEAVQTNPKKKDASISSFIREGEEVIVQVIKEGNEHKAPKLSMNLEFKSSSLIYKPFETIICLSKKITNQKERTRLEQFAKDVLNHEGMIIRTEATHLANEELKKTFDRLKSLYRHVISSKTKAPKLLLRQDSFIEQVIQEISPQMIDEIIYDVSKIGTKLKNIFAKNHTIRFIHHMEKEDIFSFYNINEEIAKALKKIVWLNNGSFIVIEQTEAMTVIDVNTGKYLGKYTYRDTVLKTNKEAAKEIVRQIRLRNLSGIILIDFIDMANKHDQQEIVAAFKEELKKDRIYTKMIGFTDLNILQLTRKKVRKSLLELLTAPCHVCNGTGRVQSPEAIAFTLERTLWELQNRDVEAVWVEANPQVAALFEGEHRSHLQKLEQTFKMKIFIFAKEQVKHFNIRHYGNIQEVKQRIAYHQ, encoded by the coding sequence ATGAAGTTGCGGCAGTTAATCATAAATGCAATCACAGAAGAAGAACGTCTTGCCCTTATAGAAGATGGACGTGTCGTTGAAATTTATATAAAGGAAAAGCAAAATACGATCTTTGCTGGAGATATTTATCGTGGGAGAGTGCGAAATGTCCTGCCAGGCTTACAAGCAGCGTTCGTCGATTTAGGCAATGGAGTAAACGGCTATCTTCATCGCAATGACATTCGCTCCTATATAGAAGCTGTTCAGACAAATCCAAAGAAAAAAGATGCCAGCATTTCGTCCTTTATCCGAGAAGGCGAAGAAGTGATCGTTCAAGTTATTAAGGAAGGAAATGAACATAAGGCTCCGAAATTATCAATGAATTTGGAATTTAAAAGCTCATCTTTAATCTATAAACCATTTGAGACGATTATTTGCCTATCCAAAAAAATTACGAATCAAAAGGAAAGAACAAGATTAGAACAATTTGCGAAGGATGTTTTAAATCATGAAGGAATGATCATTCGTACAGAAGCAACACATCTCGCAAACGAAGAGTTAAAAAAAACGTTTGATCGATTAAAATCATTGTATCGTCATGTCATATCGAGCAAAACAAAAGCTCCTAAATTATTGTTGCGACAAGACAGCTTTATAGAACAAGTTATTCAAGAAATATCGCCGCAGATGATCGATGAAATTATTTATGATGTGAGTAAAATCGGTACAAAACTGAAAAATATATTCGCGAAAAATCATACCATTCGGTTTATTCATCATATGGAAAAAGAAGATATTTTTTCTTTTTATAATATTAATGAGGAAATCGCCAAAGCATTAAAAAAGATTGTCTGGTTAAATAATGGCTCCTTTATTGTCATTGAACAAACAGAAGCGATGACCGTCATTGATGTAAATACTGGGAAATATTTAGGAAAGTATACATACCGAGATACAGTCCTGAAAACAAATAAAGAAGCTGCCAAGGAAATTGTTCGACAAATTCGCTTAAGAAACTTAAGTGGCATTATCCTTATTGATTTTATTGATATGGCCAATAAACATGATCAACAGGAAATCGTCGCTGCTTTTAAAGAAGAATTAAAAAAAGATCGGATATATACGAAAATGATCGGGTTTACAGATTTAAATATTCTTCAATTAACGAGAAAAAAAGTGAGGAAATCTTTATTAGAGCTTTTAACAGCTCCATGCCATGTTTGCAACGGCACTGGAAGAGTTCAATCACCAGAAGCCATTGCTTTTACGCTTGAAAGAACATTGTGGGAATTACAAAATCGAGATGTGGAGGCTGTTTGGGTTGAAGCCAATCCACAAGTAGCCGCTTTATTTGAAGGAGAGCATCGTTCTCATCTTCAAAAATTAGAACAAACGTTCAAAATGAAAATTTTTATTTTCGCTAAAGAACAAGTAAAGCATTTCAACATCCGCCACTATGGTAATATTCAAGAGGTCAAACAAAGAATCGCTTATCATCAATAA
- a CDS encoding stage 0 sporulation protein B (sporulation initiation phosphotransferase) (product_source=KO:K06375; cath_funfam=1.10.287.130,3.30.565.30; ko=KO:K06375; pfam=PF14682,PF14689; smart=SM01317; superfamily=55890), whose product MKKVDETWGIIDVLTQTRHDWMNKLQLLKGNLALKKYDRAQKIIDQMVIEAQHESKLCQFKMEKFAEFILTYNWLNRFLSIEYVVLGDVLNLSKIDEPLTEWTKQFFSLMENLVEPNAENHLMLTIETVGNRTRFLFDFQGILNKEEELTLFLSTKSYDVIHITVLSCSRSQLTVNLEVTNEHMV is encoded by the coding sequence ATGAAAAAAGTTGATGAAACATGGGGGATTATTGACGTTTTAACCCAAACCAGACACGACTGGATGAACAAATTGCAATTATTAAAAGGGAACTTGGCACTGAAAAAATACGATCGCGCCCAAAAAATCATAGATCAAATGGTGATTGAAGCACAACATGAGTCAAAGCTATGTCAATTTAAAATGGAAAAATTTGCTGAATTTATTTTGACATACAATTGGTTAAATCGATTCCTTTCAATTGAATATGTTGTGCTTGGTGATGTTTTAAATTTATCAAAAATCGATGAACCTTTGACGGAATGGACGAAACAATTTTTTTCCTTAATGGAAAATCTTGTAGAACCGAATGCAGAAAACCACTTAATGCTGACAATTGAAACAGTTGGCAATCGCACTCGATTCTTATTTGATTTTCAAGGCATACTAAACAAAGAAGAAGAACTAACTCTTTTTTTATCAACGAAAAGTTATGATGTTATTCATATAACAGTTCTTTCATGTAGTCGCTCACAATTAACGGTCAACTTAGAAGTGACAAATGAACATATGGTTTAG